In a genomic window of Magnolia sinica isolate HGM2019 chromosome 16, MsV1, whole genome shotgun sequence:
- the LOC131229345 gene encoding protein FLOURY 1-like → MDVASYLNFPSQKWDFGCGSWAFECFAVISNISMLLLAFVLGLKVFLQVGSHCKGMHGFLGMFRRKSSDLRNGFCSGKDAGDVSGPNKSFGGDYCKFGKVSTVFLLEKLKRDEFFKERQNLGCCQEERGDSTYCRNGNFSSILKARESSEEDEEKEEGCEGHEEDDVVHLKEMILIERERRNAVYLELEKERLAAASAANEAIAMIQRLQNEKNLIEMEARQYRSVAEQKQLYDQEVIRALQWIVSTHELERSLEEKQLKQSRRRLFKGNACDETSNEAEECHDDEYQSKDCETDRSVGCSAI, encoded by the coding sequence ATGGACGTTGCTTCATACCTGAACTTCCCATCTCAGAAATGGGATTTTGGATGCGGCTCCTGGGCCTTTGAGTGTTTCGCGGTGATTTCAAATATCTCGATGCTGCTTCTTGCGTTTGTTTTGGGATTGAAGGTCTTCTTGCAAGTGGGGAGTCATTGCAAGGGAATGCATGGATTTCTTGGCATGTTTAGGAGGAAATCAAGTGAtttgagaaatgggttttgttCCGGGAAGGATGCTGGCGATGTTTCGGGTCCAAACAAGTCTTTTGGCGGTGATTATtgtaaatttggaaaagtttCTACTGTTTTCcttcttgaaaaattgaaaagagaTGAGTTTTTCAAAGAGAGACAGAATTTGGGTTGTTGCCAAGAAGAAAGAGGGGACTCTACGTATTGCAGAAATGGGAATTTTAGTAGTATTCTCAAGGCAAGAGAGTCTTcggaagaagatgaagagaaagaagaaggttGTGAGGGCCATGAGGAAGATGATGTTGTACATCTAAAAGAAATGATTCTGATCGAACGAGAACGTCGAAATGCTGTTTATTTAGAGCTTGAAAAAGAAAGGCTGGCTGCTGCGTCTGCCGCCAATGAGGCGATTGCAATGATTCAGCGCCTTCAGAACGAGAAAAATCTGATAGAAATGGAGGCCCGCCAGTACCGTAGTGTTGCTGAGCAGAAGCAGCTTTACGATCAAGAAGTGATTCGAGCTCTTCAATGGATTGTATCGACACATGAATTGGAGAGGAGCCTTGAAGAGAAGCAATTGAAGCAGAGTCGGAGAAGGTTGTTCAAGGGAAATGCATGCGATGAGACCAGTAATGAAGCAGAAGAATGCCATGATGATGAATATCAGTCGAAAGACTGTGAAACAGATCGATCAGTGGGGTGTAGTGCAATTTGA